The Mobula birostris isolate sMobBir1 chromosome 6, sMobBir1.hap1, whole genome shotgun sequence genome has a window encoding:
- the rprma gene encoding protein reprimo A — translation MNSTLVNQTASLVYSNRTDSLDSILRCCSGNYSSVVTDEGFVLTAPDERNLYIMRIVQIAVMCVLSLTVVFGIFFLGCNLLIKSEGMINFLVKDRRPSKEVEAIIVGPY, via the coding sequence ATGAATTCGACGCTAGTGAATCAAACTGCCAGTCTGGTGTACTCTAACCGCACCGATTCGCTGGATTCGATCCTTAGGTGCTGTAGCGGTAACTACTCCTCGGTGGTGACCGACGAGGGCTTCGTATTGACCGCTCCCGACGAGAGAAACCTTTACATCATGAGAATCGTCCAGATCGCAGTGATGTGTGTCCTCTCCCTCACTGTTGTTTTCGGGATATTTTTTCTCGGCTGTAATTTGCTGATCAAATCAGAAGGCATGATTAACTTTCTGGTCAAGGACAGGAGACCTTCCAAAGAGGTAGAAGCTATTATCGTCGGTCCATATTAA